Proteins found in one Synergistaceae bacterium genomic segment:
- a CDS encoding prolyl-tRNA synthetase associated domain-containing protein, producing the protein MESRRAILEELNKMGIRYELIEHEAAYTVEDMDRIGFAEDVTICKNLFVRDQKKKPNHWLVVLHKDKRADLDSLADQLGTKHLSFASADRLKRYLGLAQGEVTPLGVLNDTDRAVTVAFDSDLKELDRIGVHPNDNTATLYISFADVLRFVTEGGNVVKYVTARRQ; encoded by the coding sequence ATGGAGTCCCGCCGTGCCATCCTGGAGGAGTTGAACAAGATGGGGATCCGGTACGAGCTTATCGAGCACGAAGCCGCCTACACAGTCGAGGACATGGACAGGATCGGCTTCGCGGAGGACGTGACCATCTGCAAAAACTTGTTCGTGCGGGACCAGAAGAAGAAGCCCAACCACTGGCTGGTTGTACTGCACAAGGACAAGCGCGCGGATCTGGACAGCTTGGCCGATCAGCTGGGTACGAAGCACTTGAGTTTCGCCTCCGCCGACAGGCTCAAGAGATACCTGGGCCTGGCTCAGGGAGAGGTGACGCCGCTTGGAGTCCTTAACGACACGGACCGCGCCGTAACGGTGGCATTCGACAGCGACCTGAAGGAGCTGGACCGCATCGGCGTTCACCCGAACGACAACACGGCAACTCTGTACATCTCGTTCGCCGACGTGCTGCGTTTCGTCACAGAGGGCGGCAACGTCGTAAAATACGTCACCGCGCGTCGACAGTAG
- a CDS encoding efflux RND transporter periplasmic adaptor subunit, with protein MKKYAVVLLFLAVFGGLIFYRMKESEPTMANGPAVDELVVRTVSPVVRRFTETVSFAANVEPEETAAVVAKVPGRTVLTVVVDEGDMVKKGQTLATLDDSLLRQQIVQAEAAMGKAATYAATVRSDFKRIESLYQEDVVSRQQFERMEGESKVAARQVEEARAALNQLKITLGYHTLEAPVDGVVMARNVDPGDTAAQMPAFVISRQENVTVSGGVPERRYPQVKVGQSVEVGLDAFPGEVFEGVVSRIAPSLDPATRTGKVEVSLPSQGRIMPGMFARVTLLLGEREGLALPMEAVGRMAGASESICYVVSSDIALLRKISTGLEQEGFVEVTDGVDVDDIVIAERSDKLRDGVRVKVADR; from the coding sequence ATGAAGAAGTACGCGGTTGTTCTGCTGTTTTTGGCGGTTTTCGGAGGCCTTATCTTTTACAGGATGAAGGAGAGCGAGCCCACGATGGCCAATGGCCCCGCTGTGGATGAGCTGGTTGTAAGGACGGTCTCACCGGTGGTCCGCAGGTTTACGGAGACCGTGTCGTTCGCGGCGAACGTCGAGCCGGAGGAGACTGCGGCGGTCGTGGCGAAGGTCCCGGGGCGCACGGTGCTTACTGTTGTTGTCGACGAGGGAGACATGGTTAAGAAGGGACAGACTCTCGCCACTCTGGACGACAGCCTTCTGCGTCAGCAGATAGTCCAGGCGGAGGCTGCGATGGGGAAGGCCGCAACCTATGCGGCGACTGTTCGGTCGGATTTCAAGCGGATAGAGTCGCTCTACCAGGAGGACGTGGTCAGTCGCCAGCAGTTCGAGCGGATGGAAGGGGAGTCCAAGGTCGCTGCCCGGCAGGTGGAGGAGGCGCGTGCGGCTCTGAACCAGCTGAAAATAACCCTTGGGTACCATACGCTTGAGGCGCCGGTGGACGGGGTTGTGATGGCTCGTAACGTGGATCCCGGCGACACGGCAGCCCAGATGCCCGCCTTCGTGATATCCAGGCAGGAGAATGTAACTGTCTCCGGGGGAGTGCCGGAGAGGCGCTATCCGCAGGTCAAGGTGGGGCAGAGCGTCGAGGTCGGGCTGGACGCCTTTCCGGGAGAGGTCTTCGAGGGCGTTGTATCGCGCATAGCTCCCTCTCTTGACCCGGCGACCCGCACGGGAAAGGTGGAGGTGTCGCTTCCGTCGCAGGGGCGGATCATGCCCGGGATGTTCGCTCGGGTGACTCTGCTCCTGGGGGAGAGGGAGGGGCTCGCCCTGCCGATGGAGGCGGTGGGCAGGATGGCCGGGGCGAGCGAGAGCATCTGCTATGTGGTCTCCTCCGATATCGCACTTCTTCGCAAGATCTCCACCGGGCTGGAGCAGGAGGGCTTTGTCGAGGTAACAGACGGCGTTGATGTCGACGACATAGTTATTGCAGAACGCTCCGACAAGCTGCGCGACGGCGTAAGGGTGAAGGTGGCGGACAGATGA
- a CDS encoding efflux RND transporter permease subunit — protein sequence MTLPEFSVKRKTMMLMVFLVVILLGGIVFTTLKLDLLPKIEPPVVNILTTWPGASASDVEQRVSKTIEDDMSMIEGVDKIFSRSMDNVSVVTVQFKWGEDLDVKMGDIRDSISFIKRDLPADAEEPILLRITSGTIPFLTLSLTAERSYEGLYRFADRVVMENLARIPGVGQVLVFGGEQREIQVRIDAEKLEAFAVSIPGIIGAIESENINIPAGSLKQGETEYYIRVPGRFSSVNEIGRTVVGVAGGRPVYLDDVAEVADTYKEKEIKGFHLDEPAVIMVVLKTGDANTVEVTQAVLDRLEELKETEFLADVDYNVGMNTSEFIINSINNLSTSLIIGIVLVFIVTWIFQKRLSASLIICGAIPFSLLITFIVMGRLDYTINIFTLSALAMASGMVVDNCIVATDQIVYHLEKGARKSAASIIGTGEVRSSLIASTLTTIVVLLPLSFISGLVGVFFSSLTIVMVTAVAASLFVSLSFIPMMGSVFFKREEDRLRLHKYTDRIIARLESGYEDLLGWSLDNRRKVFTVAGVLLVLTFLSFSMIGTELTPEPDTGEIMITVNLPEGTRIEETDELVLRTIEHVKKTVPEAINIYGYDGRDEKGLALAAGQESGPNIGNVGLKLVDKRQRKKSAFEIGEELRAWLNEQPGIEKMNVLVTSPIKALFLGSKPLTIEVYGERLEDVISAADDVKQLIANIPGVVDISLSQKQSRPEIRVNVDREKASMLGVNTATVGKSLRTYFYGYETGESYWEGEDDYPIRLRLREEQRNSREVFDRLMIPSITGGTARLSNLATYEDTMGPPEIQRKNKQRYVTVESNVHGRSIGEVTADARALVERMDRPSGVTIEFGGQVREQTEAFQQMALLILLGITLVYMVMAGQYEAYLDPFVIMFSIPFALTGVAFAYLATGLYLSLQAMLGIVMLVGIVVNNAIVLVDYINLLRARGMPLRRALIESGGRRLRPVLMTTLTTFFGMLPMAVSNAQGSEIWRPLAVSVMGGLMISTLVTMVLVPVMYSLFEEKIRRKGRFAEAIKA from the coding sequence ATGACTTTGCCGGAGTTTTCAGTCAAGCGCAAGACCATGATGCTCATGGTCTTCCTGGTGGTCATACTGCTGGGAGGGATAGTCTTCACAACCCTGAAGCTCGACCTGCTGCCGAAGATCGAGCCGCCGGTGGTCAACATCCTGACGACCTGGCCGGGGGCGTCGGCGAGTGACGTGGAGCAGAGGGTCTCCAAGACCATCGAGGACGATATGTCGATGATAGAGGGAGTGGACAAGATCTTCTCCCGCTCGATGGACAACGTCTCCGTGGTGACTGTGCAGTTCAAGTGGGGCGAGGACCTCGACGTGAAGATGGGCGATATACGCGACTCGATCAGCTTCATCAAGCGCGACCTGCCCGCCGACGCCGAGGAGCCGATCCTTCTGAGGATCACCTCCGGAACGATCCCGTTTCTCACTCTTTCTCTGACCGCGGAGAGATCCTACGAGGGACTCTACCGCTTCGCCGACAGGGTCGTGATGGAGAATCTGGCCCGCATACCGGGAGTCGGGCAGGTGCTTGTCTTCGGCGGCGAGCAGAGAGAGATACAGGTGCGCATCGACGCGGAGAAGCTTGAAGCGTTCGCCGTGTCCATCCCGGGGATAATCGGCGCGATAGAGAGCGAGAACATCAACATCCCGGCCGGTTCCCTGAAGCAGGGGGAGACCGAGTACTACATAAGGGTGCCGGGACGCTTCTCATCGGTGAACGAGATCGGCAGGACCGTGGTCGGCGTGGCGGGCGGCAGGCCGGTCTACTTGGACGATGTCGCCGAGGTGGCGGACACATACAAGGAGAAGGAGATCAAGGGCTTCCACCTTGACGAGCCGGCGGTCATCATGGTGGTGCTGAAGACCGGAGACGCGAACACGGTCGAGGTCACCCAGGCCGTGTTGGACAGGCTTGAAGAGCTTAAGGAGACGGAGTTCCTGGCGGACGTTGACTATAACGTTGGGATGAACACGTCGGAGTTCATCATAAACTCGATCAACAACCTCTCGACGTCGCTGATAATAGGAATAGTGCTGGTGTTCATCGTCACGTGGATCTTCCAAAAGCGGCTCTCCGCATCGCTCATAATCTGCGGGGCGATTCCCTTCTCGCTGCTGATCACTTTCATCGTGATGGGCAGGCTGGATTACACGATCAACATCTTCACCCTGTCGGCCCTGGCGATGGCGAGCGGCATGGTCGTGGACAACTGCATCGTGGCCACGGACCAGATCGTCTACCATCTTGAGAAAGGCGCCAGGAAGAGCGCGGCCAGCATCATCGGCACGGGGGAGGTTCGTTCCTCGCTGATCGCGTCGACCCTGACCACTATCGTGGTGCTGCTGCCCCTGTCGTTCATAAGCGGGCTGGTGGGGGTCTTCTTCTCGTCGCTGACCATCGTCATGGTGACCGCGGTCGCTGCGTCTCTATTCGTCAGCCTGTCGTTCATACCGATGATGGGGAGTGTCTTCTTCAAGAGGGAGGAGGACAGGCTGCGCCTTCATAAATACACGGACAGGATCATAGCGAGGTTGGAGTCGGGGTACGAGGACCTGCTGGGGTGGAGTCTGGACAACCGGCGAAAGGTGTTCACGGTCGCAGGGGTCCTGCTGGTTCTGACCTTTCTGTCGTTCAGCATGATCGGAACGGAACTGACCCCTGAGCCCGACACCGGCGAGATCATGATCACCGTCAACCTGCCCGAAGGAACCAGGATAGAGGAGACTGACGAGCTGGTGCTTCGGACGATAGAGCATGTGAAGAAAACCGTGCCCGAGGCGATCAACATCTACGGCTACGACGGACGCGACGAGAAGGGGCTTGCCCTTGCTGCGGGACAGGAGTCAGGCCCCAATATCGGTAATGTGGGGCTTAAGCTGGTCGACAAAAGGCAGAGGAAGAAGAGCGCCTTCGAGATAGGCGAGGAGCTGCGTGCTTGGCTTAACGAGCAGCCTGGGATCGAGAAGATGAACGTATTGGTGACCTCCCCGATAAAGGCTCTTTTCCTTGGCTCCAAGCCGCTGACAATAGAGGTCTACGGCGAGAGGCTAGAGGATGTGATCTCGGCGGCCGACGACGTGAAGCAGCTGATCGCCAACATCCCCGGCGTGGTCGATATAAGCCTCAGCCAGAAGCAGAGCAGGCCGGAGATAAGAGTTAACGTGGACCGCGAGAAGGCCTCGATGCTCGGGGTGAACACAGCGACCGTCGGCAAATCTTTAAGGACCTACTTCTACGGCTACGAGACCGGCGAGAGCTACTGGGAGGGCGAGGACGACTACCCGATAAGGCTGCGCCTTAGGGAGGAGCAGCGCAACTCTCGCGAGGTGTTCGATCGGCTGATGATCCCGTCGATCACCGGCGGTACTGCTCGCCTGTCCAACCTGGCGACCTACGAGGACACGATGGGGCCGCCGGAGATCCAGAGGAAAAACAAGCAGCGCTACGTTACGGTGGAGAGCAACGTGCACGGTCGCTCTATCGGCGAGGTCACGGCGGACGCGCGCGCGCTGGTCGAGAGGATGGACAGGCCCTCGGGCGTGACCATCGAGTTCGGCGGACAGGTCCGCGAGCAGACGGAGGCGTTCCAGCAGATGGCGCTGCTGATTCTGCTGGGGATCACCCTGGTCTACATGGTCATGGCGGGACAGTACGAGGCATATCTCGACCCGTTCGTGATAATGTTCAGCATACCGTTCGCCCTGACAGGAGTGGCATTCGCCTACCTGGCGACGGGGCTCTACCTCTCGCTGCAGGCCATGCTCGGCATAGTCATGCTGGTCGGGATAGTTGTCAACAACGCGATCGTGCTGGTGGACTACATCAACCTGCTCCGGGCCAGGGGTATGCCGCTCCGCAGGGCGCTGATAGAGTCAGGCGGAAGGCGGCTGCGTCCGGTCCTTATGACCACCCTGACGACATTCTTCGGGATGCTTCCGATGGCGGTCAGCAACGCGCAGGGATCGGAGATCTGGCGGCCGCTCGCGGTTTCGGTCATGGGCGGGCTGATGATCTCGACCCTTGTCACGATGGTCCTGGTACCGGTGATGTACAGCCTGTTCGAGGAAAAGATCAGAAGAAAAGGGCGTTTTGCGGAGGCGATCAAGGCATGA
- a CDS encoding type II toxin-antitoxin system HicA family toxin has protein sequence MPTSKELIRLIESDGWYLVKIEGGHHHFKHPTKPGKVTVPHPRENVHPKTFKSALRQAGLL, from the coding sequence GTGCCTACATCGAAGGAGCTGATCCGCCTGATCGAAAGCGACGGCTGGTACCTGGTCAAGATAGAGGGCGGTCATCATCACTTCAAGCATCCGACGAAGCCCGGAAAGGTTACGGTTCCTCATCCGAGGGAGAATGTTCACCCCAAGACGTTCAAAAGCGCGCTGAGGCAGGCGGGGCTTCTTTAG
- a CDS encoding TetR/AcrR family transcriptional regulator produces MSVDTQSSVDTQNTPEARDARGEIMEAAREGFAMKGYYGTSMGHIVKKTGLSKGAIYWYFPGKWEIYKEVVMEQTQSMIDVVIPKELSLPREEVADYLISRGERLIDMLAEDSVSRLLFVQLMLDAMRGREEMMELAASLRESITEDAVSILDSIFPDEPLRVDSLSHRDLVGIFVSVLNGLIMNLELMVSRDDAKKSWRFLVERVFGGVGIDA; encoded by the coding sequence GTGAGCGTTGACACGCAAAGTTCCGTCGATACGCAGAATACTCCGGAGGCGCGGGATGCTCGCGGCGAGATTATGGAGGCCGCCCGAGAGGGCTTTGCCATGAAGGGATATTACGGTACCAGCATGGGGCATATTGTGAAGAAGACTGGGCTGAGCAAGGGGGCGATCTACTGGTATTTCCCCGGAAAGTGGGAGATCTACAAGGAGGTCGTCATGGAGCAGACGCAGAGCATGATCGACGTGGTGATACCTAAGGAATTGTCACTGCCGCGGGAGGAGGTCGCCGACTATCTGATAAGCAGGGGCGAGCGATTGATCGACATGCTGGCTGAGGATTCGGTCAGCCGCCTGCTTTTCGTACAGCTGATGCTGGACGCGATGCGCGGCAGGGAGGAGATGATGGAGCTCGCAGCGTCGCTTCGCGAATCCATCACCGAAGACGCTGTGTCCATACTCGACTCGATCTTCCCCGACGAGCCGCTGCGGGTGGATTCTCTTTCGCACAGGGATCTGGTCGGCATTTTCGTCAGCGTCCTGAACGGGCTGATAATGAATCTGGAACTGATGGTGAGCAGGGACGATGCCAAGAAGAGCTGGCGCTTCCTGGTGGAGAGGGTTTTCGGAGGTGTTGGGATCGATGCGTAG
- a CDS encoding TolC family protein: MRSLRVAGAAVLLFFFLGSACAAERPVLTLEEALAMSRVNNPVTAASAERIEQAKARLDQARGNSLPKLGVSLLYQEVQNEPRYPVVPAGYAIAGFESTWKAALTLNWLLYSSGGVEFNAESKELALSGVEASERRTGQAVEWGTTSAWYDLRRAEGKLSVATDVLELTKEHLQHVEALFRNGVVAKNEVLRVRVSVSEAELNLIQAKNSVSVGWKALERAVGASLEGIYDLPPGTETPDEPALPECAVEMGLARRPEMEALELAARSATMASRAAKAQDGPQLMFMGEAYSAGDSFFPDAQNDWKATLMLSWSLFDGGVSAARAREAKAAAEEFLLQMEDLKRQIELEISVARLNCESSRQKMAAGRAMVESAEEDYRMALKRYTAQVGTNIDVLDARVALSNARNQLVDSSFDMLKARAEMEFAMGVIGEERGAEVAVR; encoded by the coding sequence ATGCGTAGTTTGAGGGTGGCGGGTGCGGCGGTTCTTCTGTTCTTCTTTCTGGGCTCCGCGTGCGCAGCGGAGAGGCCGGTGCTGACTTTGGAGGAGGCTCTTGCCATGTCGAGGGTGAACAACCCGGTTACGGCGGCGTCCGCCGAGAGGATCGAGCAGGCCAAGGCGAGGCTGGACCAGGCCAGGGGCAATTCCCTGCCCAAGCTCGGGGTCTCGCTGCTTTACCAGGAGGTTCAGAACGAGCCTCGCTATCCGGTGGTGCCCGCCGGGTACGCGATCGCCGGGTTCGAGAGCACGTGGAAGGCGGCGCTGACGCTGAACTGGCTGCTTTACAGCAGCGGGGGAGTGGAGTTCAACGCCGAGTCGAAGGAACTGGCTCTCTCAGGCGTGGAGGCCAGTGAGAGGCGAACGGGCCAGGCCGTCGAGTGGGGGACTACCTCCGCCTGGTACGACCTGAGGCGGGCCGAGGGGAAGCTGTCGGTGGCCACAGACGTACTGGAACTGACGAAGGAGCATCTTCAGCATGTTGAGGCTCTCTTCCGCAACGGTGTCGTCGCGAAGAACGAGGTCCTTCGGGTAAGGGTCTCTGTCTCCGAGGCGGAGTTGAACTTGATCCAGGCGAAGAATTCGGTCTCCGTCGGATGGAAGGCGCTGGAGAGGGCCGTGGGTGCGTCGCTTGAGGGAATTTACGACCTTCCGCCCGGTACGGAGACGCCGGATGAGCCCGCCCTGCCGGAGTGCGCGGTGGAGATGGGGCTTGCACGTCGGCCGGAGATGGAGGCGCTAGAGCTGGCAGCTCGGTCGGCGACCATGGCCTCCAGGGCGGCGAAGGCTCAGGATGGCCCGCAGCTCATGTTCATGGGCGAGGCCTACTCCGCGGGAGACAGCTTCTTTCCCGATGCGCAGAACGACTGGAAAGCGACTCTGATGCTCTCCTGGAGTCTGTTCGACGGAGGAGTCTCGGCCGCCCGCGCACGAGAGGCGAAGGCCGCGGCAGAGGAGTTTCTGCTGCAGATGGAGGATCTAAAGAGGCAGATCGAGCTTGAGATCTCCGTGGCGAGGCTGAACTGCGAGTCCTCCCGGCAGAAGATGGCGGCAGGTCGCGCGATGGTTGAGAGCGCCGAGGAGGACTACAGGATGGCATTGAAGCGCTACACGGCGCAGGTTGGGACGAATATAGACGTGCTTGATGCGCGGGTGGCGTTGTCGAACGCGCGGAACCAGCTGGTGGACAGCAGCTTCGATATGCTGAAAGCGCGCGCAGAGATGGAGTTCGCGATGGGAGTCATCGGCGAGGAGCGAGGAGCGGAGGTGGCGGTGAGATGA
- a CDS encoding winged helix-turn-helix transcriptional regulator, producing MDKSIMLKAIADDTRFKILELLLGHNYCVRALAKKLSLTEATISQHLKVLREAGLLEGEKRGYFMHYDVKRDVLRELAKEIEAFARIERKSCEPDEDGDCAAGETQHCHKKTACSDEVKEFCHGKDGVERDEHHGNCNCHKS from the coding sequence GTGGATAAATCAATCATGCTAAAAGCAATTGCTGATGATACCAGATTTAAGATTTTAGAACTACTGTTAGGACACAATTACTGTGTCCGCGCGCTCGCTAAAAAACTTTCTCTAACTGAAGCCACAATATCACAACATCTTAAAGTTTTGCGTGAAGCAGGACTGCTTGAGGGTGAAAAACGTGGCTACTTCATGCACTATGATGTCAAGCGTGATGTATTACGTGAGTTGGCAAAGGAAATAGAAGCATTCGCACGAATTGAGCGCAAATCTTGTGAGCCTGACGAAGATGGTGACTGCGCTGCTGGCGAAACGCAGCATTGCCACAAAAAGACCGCATGTTCCGATGAAGTCAAAGAGTTCTGCCACGGCAAAGATGGCGTTGAGAGGGACGAGCATCATGGGAATTGTAACTGTCACAAATCTTAA
- a CDS encoding type II toxin-antitoxin system HicB family antitoxin, translated as MRKKPDRYVFPAIFSYDEDGVAVSFPDLPGCNTCGEDQGEAVVMAQDALRGHLACMEEDNDPIPEPSDFRSVKPGDDEALVLVEAWMIPLREKTVRKNLTIPAKLAFQAERAGINFSGLLTRALEKELGHL; from the coding sequence ATGAGAAAGAAACCCGATAGATACGTCTTTCCCGCGATCTTCAGCTATGACGAGGACGGAGTTGCGGTGTCGTTTCCCGATCTTCCCGGATGCAACACCTGCGGGGAGGATCAGGGCGAGGCGGTTGTCATGGCCCAGGATGCGTTGAGGGGGCATCTCGCCTGCATGGAGGAGGACAACGACCCCATCCCCGAGCCATCTGACTTTCGGAGCGTCAAGCCCGGGGACGACGAGGCGCTGGTGCTTGTCGAGGCTTGGATGATCCCGCTTAGGGAAAAGACGGTGCGGAAGAACCTCACAATACCGGCGAAGCTGGCCTTTCAGGCCGAGAGAGCGGGGATCAACTTCTCCGGCCTTCTGACCAGGGCTCTGGAAAAGGAGCTGGGGCACTTGTAG
- a CDS encoding ABC transporter ATP-binding protein — MGIVTVTNLKKTYGDFTAVDDASFSINVGEVFGFLGPNGAGKTSTINMMIGLSRPTSGEITIDGIDAKKQVKKAQSIMGIVPDESNLYDDMDGFDNLCFCGALYGMSKVDREEKANSLLEKFQLKQAGKRLFKAYSKGMRRKLTIAAAIIHSPRILFLDEPTTGIDVESARQIRELILDLKSKGTTVFITTHYIEDAERICDRLAFIVDGKIVATDTVSNLMENAAQGHSIQFVTDHPADRIAAGLQERFSGSVVYTNGSTLILRSEEQLPLLPVMQYFDDNGIAIFEAKELRPTLEDVFVELTGIEAGKLGKEKEKGGGE, encoded by the coding sequence ATGGGAATTGTAACTGTCACAAATCTTAAAAAGACGTATGGCGATTTTACTGCTGTAGATGATGCCAGTTTCTCTATAAACGTGGGTGAAGTCTTTGGCTTTCTGGGGCCAAATGGTGCAGGGAAAACTTCGACAATCAACATGATGATTGGTCTTTCACGCCCAACTTCGGGCGAGATTACCATTGACGGTATTGATGCAAAAAAGCAAGTGAAAAAGGCGCAATCCATTATGGGAATTGTGCCTGATGAAAGCAACCTTTATGACGATATGGACGGTTTTGATAACCTATGTTTTTGCGGTGCGCTTTATGGAATGAGTAAAGTTGATAGAGAGGAAAAGGCTAACTCACTTTTAGAAAAATTTCAGCTAAAGCAAGCAGGAAAACGCCTTTTCAAAGCCTACTCCAAAGGAATGCGCCGCAAGCTGACCATTGCCGCTGCCATCATTCATTCGCCGAGAATTTTGTTTCTTGACGAGCCAACAACAGGCATTGATGTGGAAAGCGCTAGGCAAATTCGGGAATTGATACTTGACTTAAAAAGCAAAGGCACAACCGTTTTTATCACCACACACTACATAGAGGATGCCGAGCGTATTTGTGATAGGCTTGCCTTTATTGTTGACGGTAAAATTGTTGCCACCGATACCGTTTCAAATCTTATGGAAAATGCTGCACAAGGACACTCTATTCAGTTTGTAACCGACCACCCTGCCGATAGAATCGCAGCAGGATTACAAGAACGGTTTTCGGGTAGTGTTGTTTATACAAACGGCTCTACACTCATCCTACGCTCCGAGGAACAACTTCCGCTTTTGCCTGTTATGCAATACTTTGATGATAACGGCATTGCGATTTTTGAAGCAAAGGAACTCCGACCGACATTAGAAGACGTTTTTGTTGAACTGACTGGCATAGAAGCAGGAAAACTCGGCAAAGAAAAAGAGAAAGGGGGCGGCGAATAA
- a CDS encoding SH3 domain-containing protein, protein MQKSSRHVLAFFVFLAVLTATAGALFCSDSPTREELIEKPAAGTVAGKDVNVRDRPSTKGKALGRLGEEGYWEELVVIDAADGEDGETWYRVLSEKLGEGWIHGRFVGFEGLDDPIWRLTMAIRRDFGTSPEMTERLLGKPLSKESEAFRPEDWPWPEDVTSVELRYQGGSVVFWIIRGVPFLVEADFEEGVSFGPISFGDDSDRVESLLGQPHDVWNRVWTYHTGMRRVLVGFGMIEGGEPVVDRLIFERDPY, encoded by the coding sequence GTGCAAAAGTCTTCAAGGCATGTTTTAGCCTTTTTTGTTTTTCTCGCTGTGCTGACTGCCACCGCAGGCGCTTTATTCTGCTCGGATTCTCCCACGAGGGAGGAGCTGATTGAAAAACCCGCAGCGGGAACGGTCGCGGGGAAAGACGTCAACGTCCGAGACCGTCCCTCGACCAAGGGAAAGGCCCTCGGAAGGCTGGGAGAGGAAGGATACTGGGAGGAGCTCGTCGTGATCGACGCGGCCGATGGAGAGGACGGGGAGACCTGGTACAGGGTGCTATCCGAGAAGCTGGGAGAAGGATGGATTCACGGTCGCTTCGTCGGTTTCGAGGGGCTCGACGACCCGATCTGGCGCTTGACCATGGCTATTCGCAGGGATTTCGGCACAAGCCCCGAGATGACGGAGCGGCTGCTGGGGAAGCCGCTGAGCAAGGAGAGCGAGGCCTTCCGGCCGGAGGACTGGCCGTGGCCGGAGGATGTGACGTCTGTCGAACTGCGCTACCAGGGAGGAAGCGTTGTCTTCTGGATCATACGAGGCGTGCCCTTTCTTGTCGAAGCGGACTTCGAGGAGGGCGTATCGTTCGGTCCGATCTCCTTCGGCGACGATTCCGACAGGGTGGAGAGTCTGTTAGGGCAACCGCACGATGTGTGGAACCGGGTCTGGACTTACCACACCGGCATGCGGCGGGTGCTCGTCGGCTTCGGCATGATCGAGGGCGGAGAGCCCGTGGTGGACCGCCTGATCTTCGAACGGGACCCATACTAA
- a CDS encoding Ig domain-containing protein yields MAVNQEGVVSALKPGRAFVRVVTRDGGHRAECDVEVLDREIRVEGIVLNHASSYVIVDETRHLIAYITPENATNKKVYWSTSNRNIASVSRTGIVVGIRRGIAIISATTEDGGYVAECEMEVRDGWLDFVGGCSTSASTPAALLLVLPLVCLFFRR; encoded by the coding sequence GTGGCGGTGAATCAGGAAGGCGTCGTCAGCGCTCTGAAGCCGGGGCGCGCCTTCGTCAGGGTCGTCACCCGCGATGGCGGACACAGAGCCGAGTGTGACGTAGAGGTCTTGGACAGGGAGATCAGGGTGGAGGGCATAGTGCTTAATCACGCCTCGTCCTACGTCATCGTCGACGAGACGCGCCACCTCATCGCCTATATCACGCCCGAGAACGCCACCAACAAGAAGGTCTACTGGAGCACGTCCAACCGCAACATCGCCTCGGTCTCCCGGACGGGAATAGTAGTCGGCATCAGAAGGGGCATCGCGATAATCAGCGCCACCACGGAGGACGGCGGCTACGTGGCCGAGTGCGAGATGGAGGTCAGGGACGGCTGGCTGGACTTCGTCGGCGGTTGTTCAACCTCGGCTTCAACTCCCGCGGCGCTTCTTCTTGTGCTGCCTCTGGTGTGCCTGTTCTTTAGAAGATGA